In Streptomyces nodosus, one DNA window encodes the following:
- a CDS encoding FAD/NAD(P)-binding protein: MTTVPVPHRLVGRHRETADTVTLRLEPVGEPLSPFAPGQFAMMYAFGVGEIPVSASRTAPDGRLAHTVRAVGAVSRALCELSTGASVGLRGPFGTDWGLTAARGHDLLVIAGGIGLAPLRPLIHAVLAEPGAYGRLNVLIGARTPDDLLYRDELPSWRRPFGAVTVDRPTGGWTGRVGVVTTLLDEAHCAPERTTAFVCGPEVMIRATARELIHRGVRADRIRVSLERTMRCGTGHCGHCQLGPLLLCRDGPVVGHDLAGPLLAVREL; encoded by the coding sequence ATGACGACCGTCCCCGTCCCCCATCGCCTCGTCGGCCGTCACCGTGAGACGGCCGACACGGTGACCCTCCGTCTGGAGCCGGTGGGGGAGCCCCTGAGCCCTTTCGCACCGGGCCAGTTCGCCATGATGTACGCCTTCGGCGTCGGTGAGATCCCGGTCTCGGCCTCCCGCACGGCCCCGGACGGGCGGCTCGCGCACACGGTCCGCGCGGTCGGCGCCGTGTCCCGGGCGCTGTGCGAGCTGTCGACGGGGGCCTCGGTCGGACTGCGCGGCCCCTTCGGCACCGACTGGGGCCTGACCGCTGCCCGGGGACACGATCTGCTCGTCATCGCCGGGGGCATCGGCCTCGCCCCGCTGCGCCCCCTGATCCATGCCGTCCTCGCCGAGCCCGGCGCCTATGGGAGGCTGAACGTCCTCATCGGGGCCCGCACCCCCGACGATCTGCTCTACCGGGACGAACTCCCCTCCTGGAGAAGGCCGTTCGGCGCCGTCACGGTCGACCGGCCCACCGGCGGCTGGACCGGCCGGGTCGGAGTCGTCACCACCCTGCTGGACGAGGCCCACTGCGCCCCGGAGCGGACCACCGCCTTCGTCTGCGGCCCCGAGGTCATGATCCGGGCCACGGCCCGCGAGCTGATTCACCGCGGGGTGCGCGCCGATCGGATCCGGGTCTCCCTGGAACGCACCATGCGCTGCGGCACCGGTCACTGCGGTCACTGCCAGCTCGGCCCGCTGCTGCTCTGCCGGGACGGCCCCGTCGTCGGTCATGACCTGGCCGGTCCGCTGCTCGCCGTACGGGAGTTGTGA
- a CDS encoding cyclic nucleotide-binding domain-containing protein, with the protein MRSQQGADPGAGLLAALSPEHRDRLLGLAREVTHPGDTRLFEEGEPADRFWIVRTGVVALDIQIPGRGRAVVETIGAGGLLGWSWLCPPRQWHLGAETRSPVVAWEFDAEEVRRTCAADPGFGLALVTLVAETIGHRLRATRTRLLDLYGPLGSAPRP; encoded by the coding sequence ATGAGGTCGCAGCAGGGCGCGGATCCCGGGGCCGGCCTGCTCGCCGCGCTGTCGCCGGAGCACCGGGACCGGCTCCTCGGCCTAGCACGGGAGGTCACCCACCCGGGGGACACCCGGCTGTTCGAGGAGGGCGAGCCGGCCGACCGCTTCTGGATCGTCCGTACCGGCGTGGTGGCGCTCGACATCCAGATCCCCGGCCGCGGACGTGCGGTCGTCGAGACGATCGGTGCGGGCGGTCTCCTCGGCTGGTCCTGGCTGTGCCCGCCGCGTCAGTGGCATCTCGGGGCCGAGACCAGGAGCCCCGTGGTGGCCTGGGAGTTCGATGCCGAGGAGGTGCGCCGGACGTGCGCCGCGGACCCGGGGTTCGGTCTGGCGCTGGTCACCCTGGTCGCCGAGACGATCGGGCACCGGCTGCGTGCCACCCGCACCCGGCTGCTCGACCTCTACGGTCCTCTGGGGAGCGCACCGAGGCCATGA
- a CDS encoding 4Fe-4S dicluster domain-containing protein, which yields MTDPDAVLDRGGLDALVRVLKRRGRTVIGPTLRDRAIVLAELDSADELPYGWGVEAEAGRYRVRRRQDEAAFAHSAGPQSWKSFLHPRRVRQWTADRDADGGMTVREEEPAGVSYAFLGVRPCDLRAVRILDRVTTGGRYRDPAYDARRSGAFLIAAECTEPGATCFCVSMGSGPAVDAGYDLALTEVVDRDGHRFLCRSGSEEGAAVLAELPRRGADDATRTAAAGAVSRAAERMGRSMPPVDLRALMRDTLEADRWDDVTSRCLSCGNCTMVCPTCFCTTTEDITDLTGDHAERWRRWDSCYDLDFTLLHGGPVRATPRSRYRQWLTHKIGTWHDQFGSSGCVGCGRCIVWCPTGIDLTEEAHALHREATEKAQRDAGERGTAR from the coding sequence ATGACCGACCCGGACGCCGTCCTCGACCGAGGCGGTCTCGACGCGCTGGTGCGGGTCCTGAAACGGCGCGGTCGTACCGTGATCGGCCCCACGCTACGGGACCGTGCCATCGTGCTGGCCGAGTTGGACTCCGCCGACGAACTGCCGTACGGCTGGGGGGTCGAGGCGGAGGCGGGGCGGTACCGGGTCCGCCGGAGGCAGGACGAGGCCGCCTTCGCGCACAGTGCGGGCCCGCAGTCCTGGAAGTCGTTCCTGCACCCCCGAAGGGTCCGCCAGTGGACCGCCGACCGTGACGCCGACGGCGGGATGACCGTGCGCGAGGAAGAGCCCGCCGGTGTCTCGTACGCGTTCCTCGGGGTGAGGCCCTGCGACCTGCGGGCCGTGCGGATCCTGGACCGGGTGACGACCGGCGGCCGGTACCGGGACCCCGCCTATGACGCACGCCGCTCGGGGGCCTTTCTGATCGCCGCCGAGTGCACCGAGCCGGGAGCCACCTGCTTCTGCGTCTCCATGGGCTCGGGACCGGCCGTGGACGCCGGATACGACCTCGCGCTCACCGAGGTGGTGGACCGTGACGGCCATCGCTTTCTCTGCCGCAGCGGCAGCGAGGAGGGCGCCGCCGTGCTCGCGGAACTGCCGCGCCGCGGCGCCGACGACGCCACGCGCACCGCGGCGGCCGGGGCCGTGAGCCGGGCCGCCGAGCGGATGGGCCGGTCCATGCCACCGGTCGACCTGCGCGCCCTGATGCGGGACACCCTGGAGGCCGACCGCTGGGACGATGTCACCTCCCGCTGCCTGAGCTGCGGCAACTGCACCATGGTCTGCCCCACCTGCTTCTGCACCACCACCGAGGACATCACCGACCTGACCGGCGACCACGCCGAGCGCTGGCGCCGCTGGGACTCCTGCTACGACCTGGACTTCACCCTGCTGCACGGCGGCCCGGTCCGTGCCACCCCCCGCAGCCGCTACCGGCAGTGGCTCACCCACAAGATCGGCACCTGGCACGACCAGTTCGGCAGTTCCGGGTGTGTCGGCTGTGGTCGCTGCATCGTCTGGTGCCCCACCGGCATCGACCTCACCGAGGAGGCTCACGCCCTGCACCGGGAGGCCACGGAGAAGGCGCAGCGGGACGCCGGGGAGAGGGGGACCGCGCGATGA